The sequence CGGGCCGCCACCAGCATCGCCGGGACGAGCGCCACGCCCCACACGAGGTCGTTGAGGAACGCCTTACGTCCATCGCCCGCGGCGAAGAAGGCGAACCGCCAGGCGTCCTGGAGGAGCAGCGCCGGCAGGACGGCGCCGAGGCAGACGAACGCGGGTCCCACCCGGCCGCCGAGGCCCAGTCCGACCAGCAGGCACACCGCTCCGAGCGCGGCACCGACGCCGAGTGCGGCACCCGACGACCGGGCCGACGCCGCTCGCCAGGACGCGGTCGGTACGCCGCTGAAGCGCACCACGAGGGGGTCGGTGGCCAGCCCGCGGGAGACGTTGAGCACCACGCCGTAGGTCAGCCAGGCCAGGCTGAACACGCCGAACGCCGACAGGCCCAGCGAGCGAGCCACGTAGATGCCCACCGCGAAGTTGGTCATGCTGGAGGCCGCCTGGTCGGCCAGTCCCCAGGACAGCCGGCCGACCAGGGCCCGCTTGGCGGTCCGCCGGGCGGGGCCCGCCCCGTCCGCCGGTGTCGGCGTCCTGTCCCCCTCGGTGGTCATCGGCGTCATGCCTTGATCAGCCCGGCGCCGTGCAGGGCGTCGGCCGCGACGGCGACGGTGTCGAACGGCAGCCCCGACCGCTCGGCGACGTCCAGCAGACTGTGCTCGCCGTCGGACAGGTTGAGCACCCAGAGCATGGCCATCTGGGCCTGCTTGGCGTCGCTGCGGCCGCCGAGCGACTCGTACAACCCGCGCCGCCCCAGCTGTGGTTCGCCGTACGGGCTGAGGTTGTTGTACCGCCGGTTGCGGTCCAGCACGGCGAACGTCTCGCGGCAGACGGCGAGGGTGTCCGCCATCGCCTCCGGGGAGACGAAGTCCGGGTTGTCCGCCGAGGTGTGGTACTCGGGGTAGCCGGCGTACGGGGTCCGGGTGAGCGAGCCCACGCCGAGGTTGAACCCGGGTGAGCAGTACTGCCGCTCGTCGTAGCCGTACGGGGTGAACTCCGTCACCCGGTGCGGGCGTTCGGAGGCGGTCAGCACGTGCTGGATGACGCGGTCGATCTCCGCGTCGCCGCGCCTGCTCCGCTTGTAGTTCAGTTGGCCCCGGTCGCCCGCGCAGGCCAGCACGAGGCCGTGCTTGACCCGCTCCACCCGCTCGGCGTTGCGGGCCAGCCAGGTGATCGCCCCGATGGTGCCGGGCGCGAAGACGAACCGGTAGGTGTAGTACGGCGTTTCCTCGGCCAGCCGTTGCGCCAGGAACGTCGCCACCGCGATGCCGGCCAGGTTGTCGTTGGCCAGCGACGGGTGGCAGACGTGGCAGGAGACGATCACCTCGTCGGAGACCTGTCCGGGGACCACGTGCTCGGCGTAGGTGAGGTGCCCGTCGGCGAGCGTGGAGTCGACGCGTACCTCGTAGTCGCCGTCGGGCAGCGCGTCCAGGGTCTCCTGGGCCAGGCAGAAGCCCCACTTCGGCTCGTAGTAGCTCGTGCGGTACGGGACCCAGGTCGGCTGGTCCGGCAGCGTGTACAGGTGCTCGCGCAGCTCGGACAGCGGCATGGTCCTCGCCACCGGCACGCTGTAGCCGAGCACGTGCAGGCTGGACGCGGCGAAGTCGACGACCCGGTTGCCCTCGGCGTCGGCTATGTAGGCGTCCCGGATGTTCCACTCCTGAGGAATCGTCCAGTCGAGCACCTGCGTCCCGGTCGGTACCTCGTGCACCCGCAGCGGGAGGTACTCGCCGACGATGTCCAGGGTGGCGCGCACCCCGTCGCCGGTGATGCTCCGGCACAGCGGGTACAGCCGCTCCACCAGCGCGTGCATCCGCTCACCGGGCGTGGTCGTCGGCCGCTCGCCGGGCGTGGTCATCGGCGCCACCGCAGGGTGTCGTCCACGGCGCCGTTCTCGGACGCCGCGCGCAGCACGGCGAGGCGGGTGAAGCGCTGCTCGAAGTCCTCCCGTGTGAGCCCGTGCTCGCGGTAGGCGTCGGCGAGTTCGAGGGCGCCCCGCAGAACCGTCCACTCGCAGTCGAAGCCGGGGATCGCGGCGCGGAACCGGGAGAAGTCCACCCGGTACGACCGCGGGTCGGCGCCGTTCTCGCCGGTGATCCGCACCTTCGCGCCGGACACGGCCTCGGCGACCTGCTCGGCGATCTCGGCGACCGTGACGTTGTTGGTCTCGCTGCCGATGTTGAACGCCCGGTCGTGCACCGCTTCCCGGGGTGCGGTGAGCGCGGCCGTGAAGGCCCGGGCGATGTCGGCGGCGTGCACCAGCGGGCGCCAGGGCGTGCCGTCGGAGAGCACGAGGACCTCGCCGGACAGGAGGGCATGGCCCACCAGGTTGTTCAGCACGATGTCGGCGCGCAGCCGCGGCGAGTAGCCGAAGGCGGTGGCGTTGCGCATGAACACCGGGCTGAAGTCGCCGTCCGCGAGGGCGTGCAGGTCGTCCTCCACCCGCACCTTGGACTCCGCGTAGGGCGTCACCGGGCGCAGCGGGGCGTCCTCGGTCACCAGGTCGTCGCCGCCTGCGGCGCCGTACACCGAGCAGGTCGACGCGTACAGGAAGCGCCGTACTCCGGCGTCGTGGGCGAGCCGGGCCAGCCGTACGGAGGCGTGGTGGTTGATGTCGTAGGTGAGGTCGGGTGCCAGCGAGCCCAGCGGGTCGTTGGACAGCGCGGCCAGGTGGATCACGGCGTCCACCCCGGCCACGTGCTCGGCCGTGACGTCCCGCAGGTCCACCCGTGTCCCCGGCGGGTCCTCGGGCCGCGGCCCGAGGACGCAGTCGGCGAACAGGCCGGAGTCAAGACCGACGACCTCGTGTCCGGCGGCCGTGAGGACCGGGGCCATCACGGTGCCCAGGTAGCCCTGATGTCCGGTCAGCAGTACGCGCAAGGTTCATTCCCCCAGTGAGAAGGTGCCCAGGTCGAGCGTGAGTTTGGTGACGGCGAACGCCTCGGCGTAGCGCGCGTGGCATTCGATGCCGCGGATCCGTGCAAGACCGAGGAATGCCTCCCGGTCGTACCAGGGACGGTGCCGCTGCGAGGGGTAGTGCTCCTGCAGCAGCCGCACCTTGTGTTCGGCGGTCTCCGGCGACAGTGGCTGGTACGCCGTCGGACGGCCGAGGTCGCCGTCCCATTTGACGATCTCGTAGCCGAGCACGAGGTGGTCGCGGAACGCGGTGGGTATCAGTCGCGCCAGGCCGCGGTGGTCCTGGTGCGCGTCCTCGGTCCGCGGGGCGAGCACGAGGTCGGGTTCGGTCTGCGCGCGCAGCTCCTCGACGGCGGCCTTGGCCTCCTCCCACTGCGCCGGCAGCCTGCCGTCCGCCAGCTTGAGGACGGTCAGCCGCAGGTCGGCGCCCGGGCAGAAGGCGGCGAGCGCGGCCCGCTCCTCCTGCTCCCGGTCGCTGCCGCCGCCGGAGAGGACCAGGGCGTCGACTCGTATGCCCGGCCGTGCGAGGCACATCGTCAGCAGGGTGCCGCCGGCGCCGATGGCGATGTCGTCGCAGTGCGCGCCCACCGCGACGATCCGCTCCGGGGGTCCGGCCCCGAGCCGGATCACGCTCTGGCTCCGGCGGCGTAGTCGCTGCCTGTCGCGGGCACGCCGTCGCGTTCCCACACGGCCCACGGGCGGTCGCCCCGGGCGTAGGCCTCGTCGAGCGCGGCCTTCTCCTTGACGGTGTCGGTCGGCTTCCAGAAGCCGCGGTGCTGGTGCGCCACCAGCCTGCCCTTCTTGGCCAGTTGGCCGCAGCCGTCGGCGACGAGGTCGCCGCCCTCCGGGATGTGGTCGAAGATCTCCTGGCGGAGCACGAAGTAGCCGCCGTTCTCCCACAGCGGCATGTCACTCACCGCGGTGATGCCGCCCACCAGTCCGTCCTCGCCCAGGTCCACGCAGTGGAACGAGGACTGCGGCGGCACCACCATCATCGACGCGCCGGCGTCGCGCCGGGCGAACTGGTCGATCATCTGGGGCAGCGGGGCGTCGGTGAGTACGTCGGCGTAGTTGGCGAGGAACATCTCGTCGCCGTCCAGGTGGTGCCGCACCCGGCGCAGCCGCTCCCCGATCGGCGACTCGATGCCGGTCTGCGCGAACGTGATCGTCCAGTCGGCTATGTCGGTGGACAGCAGCTCGGTCCGCCCGCCGCGCAGGACGAAGTCGTTGGACGTCGTCTCCTCGTAGTTGAGGAAGAAGTCCTTGATGTGGTGGGCGCCGTAGCCGAGGCACAGGATGAACTCCGTGTGCCCGAAGTACGCGTAGTAGCGCATGACATGCCAGATCAGCGGCCTCGGGCCGACCATCGCCATCGGCTTGGGCGTGTCGTCGGAGGCTCCGTTGCGCATACGGAGCCCGTAACCGCCGCAGAACAGAACGACCTTCATGCTGCTATCTCCTTCACGACGTGGCCCTCGACAATGCTGAGTTCCGGGATGGGGAAGACCAGCCGGCCGCCCCAGTCGTGCACGAAGGACAGCTGCTCGACCAGTTCGGCCCGCAGGTTCCACGGGAGGACGAGGACGTAGTCCGGCTTGTCGGCGGCTATCTGCTCGGGCGGCAGGATCGGGATGCGGGTGCCGGGGGTGAACCTGCCGTGCTTGTACGGGTTGCGGTCGACCGTGTACGCGAGCAGGTCGGGGCGGATGCCGCAGTGGTTGAGCAGGGTGTTGCCCTTGCCGGGGGCGCCGTAGCCGACGACGGTCTCACCGCGTTCGGCCGCCTCGATGAGGAACTTCAGGAGGTCCCGGCGGACCTTGGCCACCCGGGCGGAGAACTCGGTGTACCCGGACAGTTCCTGCAGCCCGGCTGCCTTCTCCCGGTCCAGCACGTCGGCCACCCGCTGGGAGGGCTCGCCCGCCACCTCGGCGGGGCGGGCCAGAAGCCGGATGGAGCCGCCGTGGGTGGGCAGCAACTCGACGTCCACGAGCGTGAGTCCGCCGCTCGCGAGGGCCCGGATGGCGGACGCGACCGTGTAGTACTGGAAGTGCTCGTGGTAGATCGTGTCGTACTGGTTCTCCTCGATCAGGGTCAGCAGGTGCTGCACCTCGATGGAGACCCAGCCGTCGTCGGCGACCAGGGCGCGCAGCCCCTGGGTGAAGCCGACCACGTCGGGGATGTGCGCGTACACGTTGTTGGCCACGACCAGGTTCGCCGGGCCGTGTTCGGCGCGGACGGCGGCGCCGGTCTCCGGGGACAGGAACTCCGTGAGCGTGGGCACACCCGCCTCACGTGCGGCGGCGCCGACGTTCACCGACGGCTCGATGCCGAGGCAGCGGATCCCCCGGTCCACCACGTGCTTCAGCAGGTATCCGTCGTTGCTCGCGACCTCGACCACGAAGGAGTCGGGGCCCAGACCCACCCGCTGCACGGCGTCCGCGACAAAGGTGCGCGCGTGCTCCACCCAGGAGGTCGAGAACGAGGAGAAGTACGCGTACTCCTTGAACGTCTCCTCCGGCGTGATCAGCGGAGGGATCTGCGCGAGCCAGCATGCGGTGCAAACCCGCAGATGCAGCGGGTACGCGGGCTCCGGCCGGTCCAGTTGGTCCGCGGCGAGGAAACTCTCGCACGGCGGTGTCGCTCCGAGATCGACGACGCTGGTCATCGCCGCCGAGCCGCAGAGTCGGCATCCTGTCATCTGTTTCCCCCATTTCCGCTCGCGCGGGTGCTCCCCCGCGAGCCGGTGCTTCCGTCCTCTGCCGGCGGCGGGCCGTCCCCGCCGCCGGACCGCGCCGCGATCGCGGTGCGGTACCCGTCCACCAGGCGCTCAAGACCGACGGCCGGGCTGAAGTCCTGTTCGTAACGGCGCCGGGCCGCCTGTCCCATCTCCCGGTTGCGGTCCGGCTCCGCCGTGATCCGGCGCAGCCCGGACGCGAGCGAGGCGCTCCCGCCCGGATCGTGCAGCAGCCCGGTCACCCCGTCCTCGACGAGTTCGACGAAGGCGCCGTGACCCGCGGCGACGACCGGGACCCCCGCCGCCATCGCCTCCACGACCACCAGGCCGAACGCCTCAAGCCACGTCGAGGGAGCGACCACGGCGACCGACCGCGCGATGGCCCGCCGGCACTGCGCCGGGTCGTACAGGCCGACGTACCGCACGTCGTCCCGGCCCGCCGCCCAGGCGGTCACCTCTTCCTCCAGCGGCCCCGAGCCGGCGATGACGAGCGGTACGCCCACCCCGCCGCCCGCCGCGATCTCGTCCCAGGCGGCCATGAGCAGCCGTACGCCCTTGGTCTCCGCGAGGCGGCCGAGATAGAGCACATGCTCGCCGGCGCCCGATCGGCGGTCGTCCGGGTCGGGCACGAAGTTGTGCTTCACCATCAGCCGCCCGGCCGGCATGCCGGACCGCGCCAGGACGTCGCGCTGCGCCCCGGAGATGCAGAAGAACCGGTCCACGCCGGACCACCACCGCCGCCGGTTGGCCGACAGACTGAGCGCGAGCGGCACCGTCGCCAGCCGGGAGTTCCGGTAGCAGCCGTGCCGGACCGCGGGCAGCGGTGCCTTTCCGACGCACTCGGTGCACGGCCGGCCGTCCCGCTGCAGCGTGCCGGGCGGGCAGACCTGCGTGTAGTTGTGCAGCGTGGCGACGACGGGCACACCGGCGTCGGCGCAGGCGGCCAGTACGGCGGGCGACAGGAGCGGGAAGACGTTGTGGACGTGGACCACGTCCGGCCGCTCGGCGCGAAGGCGGGTCGCCAGCTCCGAGCGGACCGACGGGTTCCACGGCACGAGCAGCGGTACCGCGGCCTTGGCCGGCAGGGACATGGCGGCAATGTCGTCGCTGCGCCGCTCGAACATCTCGACCCGGTGGCCGGCTGCGCGCAGCAGCCCCACCTCCTGGTCCACGACCTTGTTCTCCCCGCTCGGCTGCGCCGAGGAATAGCGGTTGTGCACCACGATGACGTGCATGGGTGAGGTCACCTCCTGTCCTGGGCCCAGCGCGGGACACGTCGTCGGGGAACCGCGGGCGCCGCGAGGGGCGTGGCCGGGGCGGGCGCAGCCAACAGGGCGGCGGCCAGCGCCAGATGGAGCAGATAGGGCGAGGCGTCGCCGAGACCGGCCTCGGTGTACGAGGCGATCCCGCAGTAGCTGATCAGGAAGATCGCGCAGGCCCTCGGCAGTGACGGCGGCCGCAGCAGCGCGACACCGCCCAGCACGACGATGATCGCCGCCACGAGGGTGACGCCGGTCCAGCCCTGCTCGTGGTAGACGGCCAGCCAGCTGTTGTCGATGGGCAGCCCGCCGAACGACTTGTCGCCCAGGCCCATGCCGAACAGCTTCTCCCCGGTCGTCCGGGGCGCGGCCAGCAGGGCGTCCCAGACCTTGGCCCGGCCGGTGAGACTGGTGAGGTTCTCCTGACTCTGTCCGCGCAGGAACCATGCCCGCAGCGCGGAGGCGAAGCCCACCGCGGCCACCACGGCGACGAGCACCGTCCAGGTGAAGAAGCGGCGGGCGGCGGCGCTGGTCAGGATGAGCGAGCCGATCGCCAGCACCAGCCCGATGATCAGGCCGAGCGTGGCCGTACGGGTGTGGGTCATCGCGAGCAGGACGAGCGAGGGCACGATGACGACCGTCGCGCCGGCCCTGTCGGTCCTGCGGCCCACCAGGAGCAGCACGGTGAGCCCGATGATCACCGCGGCGTACTGGCCGATCTGCGGCGGGGTGAGCGGCCACAGCGCGCCGACGAGGCGTCCGCCGTAGGTCTCGGGCATGGCCGCGCCCGGTGAGACGATCGCGCCGGCGGCGACCGACCCGAGGACCGCGAAGTACATCCGGATGTGGTGCCGGACGAACGTCAGGCCGCCGTCCCACCAGCGGGTGAGCAGCCACAGCGTGCCGACGAAGAGCGCCAGCCGGGTGCAGCGGAAGAGCGCGCCGAGCCCGGACTCCAGTTGCAGGCTGGAGATCAGGCTCGGTACCAGCAGCAGGGTGAGCAGGAGCACGTAGGCGCTGGGCCGGATGCGCAGCCGGAGGTTGAGCGCGAGCGCCAGGGTGAACGCGGCGACCAGCGCGCCCATGGTGACCAGCTGGATGAGGGAACGGGGCAGCGGGATGATGGTCTTCGCGCCGGCGGAGCCGAGCGTGTTGAGGATCAGCAGACCCCAGACGATCCCGACGAGCTTCGGGGGGCCGGCCGGGCGCTGTTCGACGCCCGGCGGTGTGCCCGCCGTGTCCGCTCCGCCCGGCGGGCCGCCGCGCCGCAGGTCCTGGCCCATCTCAACCACCGGCCTGTTGGTCGAGGGTGCTGCCCTCGTCCTGCTGGTAGGGCGTGCCCTGCCACTGCCCGAAGTCGAGCACCCGGCTGGGGTCGTGGGCGACGAACGTCCATGACCCGAGGTAGACGTTGTCGTGCCAGCGGTTGTGCTGCTTGAGGGTGATCGCCTCGGCCACGCGCTCGCCCTTGTACGGCGACCAGTCCGGATAGGTGCCGTAGTTGGACAGCACCGCCATGCGGTCGCACTTCACCGTGCACTTGACGACGGACTTGTCCAGGACGAAGCGGTTGGCGTGGATGTCCACCCGCTGGGTCTTCCACCGGCAGTCGGCGTAGAGGGGTGCGTCGGCGATCGCCTTCTTCTTGCAGCGGTCGGTGTCCCGCACCAGCAGCGTGCAGTCGCCGGAGGAGGTGTTGGCCGGGCTGTTGCAGAACCTGTCGGCGTTCTCCCACAGGGTGATCCCGGACCAGTTGTTCTCCAGCACGTTCCGGTAGACCTCGATCTTGTCCGTACGGGCCGGGATCCGTGGTTCGCCGCCGGACTCGGACAGGTAGATCGTCGCGAACGGGAAGCTGTCGCCGCGTTCGGCGTATCTGCGGCCCTCCACCCAGTTGTTGCGCCGGATGAGGTTCTGCCGGATGACCGCGTTGTAGCTGGTCTCGTACATCAGCGCGGCGCCGTCGTTGTCCTCCAGCACGTTGTTCTCGATGCGGAAGTCGTTGTTGTTGGTGTCCGCCCACAACCCGGCTCCGCGGTTGTCGTGCACCCAGTTGCCGCGTATGTCGGCGCCGTCGACGGCCCAGAACTTGATGCCGCCGGTGCAGCCGCAGCCCGGCCGCTTCCGCTCCCAGTCGCCGGTGTTGTTGCCCGTGATCTCGTTGCCCTCGACCACCAGGTCCTTGAGGGGGTCGCCGGCCTTGTACGCGTTCATGCCGTACTGGCCGTTGCCGCGCAGGCAGCTGTCGCGGACCTTCTGGCGGGCACCGGCCATCAGTCCGGCGCCGGAGTTGCGCTGGATCGTGGCGTGCTCGATCACCCAGCCGTCGGCCGAGTCGTGGTTGACCACGCCCTCGTCGTGCGGTGCGACGAATCCCTGCACGGTCAGGTAGCGGATGGTGACGTCGCGGGCGCTGCCGCCGAACGCGTACTGGTTGGTCTTCCGGCCGTCGAACACCGCGCCCGGTGCGCCGAGATAGCGGTTCCCCTTCTTGGGGATGACCTGGGCGTAACGGTCCGATGCGAGCCGGTGCTTGCCCGGCCGGAGCCAGAACGTGGTGTTCGCGGGGCTGCTCTTGGTCTTGGCGGCCAGGTCACCGACCACCGAGGGGTCGACCGTCACCGCGCCCGCCGGCGCCTTCGTGGGACCGGCCGCGGGCTTGGCGCACACCCGGGCCACGGACCGGGCCTCGGACTTGGACGGCGCGACGGTCGTCGACGAGGCGCCGCTCGGCTTCACCGGGGCGTCCGGTGCGCTCACACAGCCGGTCGCGGCCAGCAGGATCAGCACCAGCGGTGCCGTGGGCAACGCCCAGTGCCGTCTTCTGATCACCACGCGCCCTCCCTAAGCGAACCTGAGTACGGTGGTGAACCCCTGCGCGCTGTCGGCGAAGCCGGTGCCGATCAGCGTGGTGGCGGGTTCCTTGCGTCCGAAGCCGGCGGAGTACCAGCCGAGCGGCGGGTCGCTCTCGCCGCGATGCGCCTGCCAGCTCAGCTCTCCCGGCAGTTCGAGCACCGCGGAGCGCGCCTCGCCGTCCCGCGTCCAGGTGAGCTCGGCCCGGTCGCCCACCAGGTCAGCGGTGATCGCCGGTCCGAGGTGGAAGGCCAGGTGGGCGGCCCGGCGCGGGCCGCGCACCTCGTCCACCACCCGCAACTCCTTCTTCGCGGCGGTCAGTTCCACCCGGCGGCGGTGCACGGAGCCCTGGTAGCCGTCGTGTTCGGCGCACCAGCGGGCCGTTCCCCCGTCGGCGGCGCCGGACGTGTCCGCGGCCAGGACGCGGCTGCGGGCGTGCCGGGTCCACAGGAACGGACCGCCGGAGACGGACTGGTCGGCGCCGTCCAGTTGCAGGGTGTTGTGGCCGCGGGTGGAGCGGAAGTACTGCCGCCACTCGGGCTGCCCGTGGTAGCAGAACGTCCCCGGGTCGGCGAGCACGTCGACCCCGTCGTGCCGGACCTCGACGGACAGGGC is a genomic window of Streptomyces sp. NBC_00414 containing:
- a CDS encoding DUF4910 domain-containing protein, with protein sequence MTTPGERPTTTPGERMHALVERLYPLCRSITGDGVRATLDIVGEYLPLRVHEVPTGTQVLDWTIPQEWNIRDAYIADAEGNRVVDFAASSLHVLGYSVPVARTMPLSELREHLYTLPDQPTWVPYRTSYYEPKWGFCLAQETLDALPDGDYEVRVDSTLADGHLTYAEHVVPGQVSDEVIVSCHVCHPSLANDNLAGIAVATFLAQRLAEETPYYTYRFVFAPGTIGAITWLARNAERVERVKHGLVLACAGDRGQLNYKRSRRGDAEIDRVIQHVLTASERPHRVTEFTPYGYDERQYCSPGFNLGVGSLTRTPYAGYPEYHTSADNPDFVSPEAMADTLAVCRETFAVLDRNRRYNNLSPYGEPQLGRRGLYESLGGRSDAKQAQMAMLWVLNLSDGEHSLLDVAERSGLPFDTVAVAADALHGAGLIKA
- a CDS encoding NAD-dependent epimerase/dehydratase family protein — its product is MRVLLTGHQGYLGTVMAPVLTAAGHEVVGLDSGLFADCVLGPRPEDPPGTRVDLRDVTAEHVAGVDAVIHLAALSNDPLGSLAPDLTYDINHHASVRLARLAHDAGVRRFLYASTCSVYGAAGGDDLVTEDAPLRPVTPYAESKVRVEDDLHALADGDFSPVFMRNATAFGYSPRLRADIVLNNLVGHALLSGEVLVLSDGTPWRPLVHAADIARAFTAALTAPREAVHDRAFNIGSETNNVTVAEIAEQVAEAVSGAKVRITGENGADPRSYRVDFSRFRAAIPGFDCEWTVLRGALELADAYREHGLTREDFEQRFTRLAVLRAASENGAVDDTLRWRR
- a CDS encoding PIG-L deacetylase family protein, giving the protein MIRLGAGPPERIVAVGAHCDDIAIGAGGTLLTMCLARPGIRVDALVLSGGGSDREQEERAALAAFCPGADLRLTVLKLADGRLPAQWEEAKAAVEELRAQTEPDLVLAPRTEDAHQDHRGLARLIPTAFRDHLVLGYEIVKWDGDLGRPTAYQPLSPETAEHKVRLLQEHYPSQRHRPWYDREAFLGLARIRGIECHARYAEAFAVTKLTLDLGTFSLGE
- a CDS encoding glucose-1-phosphate cytidylyltransferase translates to MKVVLFCGGYGLRMRNGASDDTPKPMAMVGPRPLIWHVMRYYAYFGHTEFILCLGYGAHHIKDFFLNYEETTSNDFVLRGGRTELLSTDIADWTITFAQTGIESPIGERLRRVRHHLDGDEMFLANYADVLTDAPLPQMIDQFARRDAGASMMVVPPQSSFHCVDLGEDGLVGGITAVSDMPLWENGGYFVLRQEIFDHIPEGGDLVADGCGQLAKKGRLVAHQHRGFWKPTDTVKEKAALDEAYARGDRPWAVWERDGVPATGSDYAAGARA
- a CDS encoding class I SAM-dependent methyltransferase — protein: MTGCRLCGSAAMTSVVDLGATPPCESFLAADQLDRPEPAYPLHLRVCTACWLAQIPPLITPEETFKEYAYFSSFSTSWVEHARTFVADAVQRVGLGPDSFVVEVASNDGYLLKHVVDRGIRCLGIEPSVNVGAAAREAGVPTLTEFLSPETGAAVRAEHGPANLVVANNVYAHIPDVVGFTQGLRALVADDGWVSIEVQHLLTLIEENQYDTIYHEHFQYYTVASAIRALASGGLTLVDVELLPTHGGSIRLLARPAEVAGEPSQRVADVLDREKAAGLQELSGYTEFSARVAKVRRDLLKFLIEAAERGETVVGYGAPGKGNTLLNHCGIRPDLLAYTVDRNPYKHGRFTPGTRIPILPPEQIAADKPDYVLVLPWNLRAELVEQLSFVHDWGGRLVFPIPELSIVEGHVVKEIAA
- a CDS encoding glycosyltransferase, which translates into the protein MHVIVVHNRYSSAQPSGENKVVDQEVGLLRAAGHRVEMFERRSDDIAAMSLPAKAAVPLLVPWNPSVRSELATRLRAERPDVVHVHNVFPLLSPAVLAACADAGVPVVATLHNYTQVCPPGTLQRDGRPCTECVGKAPLPAVRHGCYRNSRLATVPLALSLSANRRRWWSGVDRFFCISGAQRDVLARSGMPAGRLMVKHNFVPDPDDRRSGAGEHVLYLGRLAETKGVRLLMAAWDEIAAGGGVGVPLVIAGSGPLEEEVTAWAAGRDDVRYVGLYDPAQCRRAIARSVAVVAPSTWLEAFGLVVVEAMAAGVPVVAAGHGAFVELVEDGVTGLLHDPGGSASLASGLRRITAEPDRNREMGQAARRRYEQDFSPAVGLERLVDGYRTAIAARSGGGDGPPPAEDGSTGSRGSTRASGNGGNR
- a CDS encoding O-antigen ligase domain-containing protein, whose amino-acid sequence is MGQDLRRGGPPGGADTAGTPPGVEQRPAGPPKLVGIVWGLLILNTLGSAGAKTIIPLPRSLIQLVTMGALVAAFTLALALNLRLRIRPSAYVLLLTLLLVPSLISSLQLESGLGALFRCTRLALFVGTLWLLTRWWDGGLTFVRHHIRMYFAVLGSVAAGAIVSPGAAMPETYGGRLVGALWPLTPPQIGQYAAVIIGLTVLLLVGRRTDRAGATVVIVPSLVLLAMTHTRTATLGLIIGLVLAIGSLILTSAAARRFFTWTVLVAVVAAVGFASALRAWFLRGQSQENLTSLTGRAKVWDALLAAPRTTGEKLFGMGLGDKSFGGLPIDNSWLAVYHEQGWTGVTLVAAIIVVLGGVALLRPPSLPRACAIFLISYCGIASYTEAGLGDASPYLLHLALAAALLAAPAPATPLAAPAVPRRRVPRWAQDRR
- a CDS encoding right-handed parallel beta-helix repeat-containing protein codes for the protein MVIRRRHWALPTAPLVLILLAATGCVSAPDAPVKPSGASSTTVAPSKSEARSVARVCAKPAAGPTKAPAGAVTVDPSVVGDLAAKTKSSPANTTFWLRPGKHRLASDRYAQVIPKKGNRYLGAPGAVFDGRKTNQYAFGGSARDVTIRYLTVQGFVAPHDEGVVNHDSADGWVIEHATIQRNSGAGLMAGARQKVRDSCLRGNGQYGMNAYKAGDPLKDLVVEGNEITGNNTGDWERKRPGCGCTGGIKFWAVDGADIRGNWVHDNRGAGLWADTNNNDFRIENNVLEDNDGAALMYETSYNAVIRQNLIRRNNWVEGRRYAERGDSFPFATIYLSESGGEPRIPARTDKIEVYRNVLENNWSGITLWENADRFCNSPANTSSGDCTLLVRDTDRCKKKAIADAPLYADCRWKTQRVDIHANRFVLDKSVVKCTVKCDRMAVLSNYGTYPDWSPYKGERVAEAITLKQHNRWHDNVYLGSWTFVAHDPSRVLDFGQWQGTPYQQDEGSTLDQQAGG